Proteins from one Gallus gallus isolate bGalGal1 chromosome 17, bGalGal1.mat.broiler.GRCg7b, whole genome shotgun sequence genomic window:
- the TOR1A gene encoding torsin-1A precursor, whose product MKPWRGARRAALGLALLLLLAPPARAVEPISLGLAIAGAAASALTGIISYPRLYCYFRECCLQRHEQRVAAALQESLDRRLFGQHLVSKVVVRAVRGFLSNAQAKKPLALSLHGWTGTGKNFVSKIIAESIYKRGLKSNYVHQFVATLHFPHAHSINLYKDQLQSWIRGNVSICPRSIFIFDEMDKMHAGLIDAIKPFLDYYELLDGVSYRQAIFIFLSNAGAEKITEVALDFWRNGKEREDIQLTDMQNALSVSVFNNRNSGFWHSTLIDRNLIDYFVPFLPLEYKHVKMCVRVEIESRGYAVDEDILTRVADEMTYFPREERIYSDKGCKTVDAKLDYYYDL is encoded by the exons ATGAAGCCGTGGCGGGGAGCGCGGCGGGCGGCTCTGGGCctggcgctgctgctgctcctcgcGCCGCCAGCGCGGGCCGTGGAACCCATCAGCCTGGGGCTGGCGATCGCCGGGGCCGCCGCCTCGGCCCTTACCGGCATCATCTCGTACCCGCGGCTCTACTGCTACTTTAGGGAGTGCTGCCTCCAGCGGCACGAGCAGCGCGTCGCCGCCG CGCTGCAGGAGAGCCTGGACAGACGGCTGTTCGGGCAGCACCTGGTCAGCAAGGTGGTGGTCAGGGCCGTGCGGGGCTTCCTCAGCAACGCCCAGGCCAAGAAGCCGCTGGCGCTGTCCCTGCACGGCTGGACGGGCACCGGCAAGAACTTCGTCAGCAAAATCATCGCCGAGAGCATCTATAAGAGGGGGCTGAAGAGTAACTACGTCCATCAGTTCGTGGCTACGCTGCATTTCCCTCACGCTCACAGCATCAACCTCTACAAG GACCAATTGCAGTCATGGATTCGGGGAAACGTGAGCATCTGCCCCAGGTCAATCTTCATATTTGATGAAATGGATAAAATGCACGCAGGACTCATTGATGCCATCAAGCCATTTCTGGACTATTATGAGCTTCTGGATGGAGTGTCGTACCGACAAGCCATCTTCATATTCCTCAG cAACGCCGGAGCTGAAAAGATAACAGAAGTGGCACTCGATTTCTGGAGAAAcgggaaggagagggaagatATACAGCTCACAGACATGCAGAACGCGCTGTCTGTGTCTGTCTTCAATAACAGAAATA GTGGATTTTGGCACAGCACCTTGATTGATAGAAATCTCATTGACTACTTTGTTCCCTTCCTGCCTCTGGAATACAAACATGTGAAAATGTGTGTCAGGGTTGAGATCGAATCCCGTGGCTACGCTGTGGATGAAGACATTTTAACCAGAGTAGCAGATGAGATGACCTACTTCCCCCGAGAGGAGAGGATTTATTCAGATAAAGGATGCAAAACTGTGGATGCAAAGCTGGATTATTACTATGACTTATAA
- the USP20 gene encoding ubiquitin carboxyl-terminal hydrolase 20 → MGDTRDICPHLDSIGEVTRDDLLLKSKGTCQSCGAVGPNLWACLQIGCPYVGCGESFADHSTLHAQAKEHNLTVNLTTFRVWCYACEKEVFLDQRLAVHTQSPSDSPLPAHPLKAVPIAVADEGESESEDDDLKPRGLTGMKNLGNSCYMNAALQALSNCPPLTQFFLECGGLVRTDKKPALCKSYQKLVSEVWHKKRPSYVVPSSLSHGIKLVNPMFRGYAQQDTQEFLRCLMDQLHEELKEPIVAETRDLDMGDQDDKREGDRSPSEDEFLSCDSSSDRGEGDGQSRTTGSMAETELLIQDEGGRGISEKERMKDRKFSCGHRRSNSEQVDEDADVDTTMMPVDGRASPEMLPAPRPASPCRTPEPDNDAYVRCSSRPCSPVHHEMHSKLSSSPPRSSPARLGPSYVLKKAQMQASGKKKKELRYRSVISDIFDGSILSLVQCLTCDRVSTTVETFQDLSLPIPGKEDLAKLHSAIYQTVPAKTGACGDNYASQGWIAFIMEYIRRFVVSCIPSWFWGPVVTLEDCLAAFFAADELKGDNMYSCERCKKLRNGVKYCKVLRLPEILCIHLKRFRHEVMYSFKINSHVSFPLEGLDLRPFLAKECVSQITTYDLLSVICHHGTAGSGHYIAYCQNVINGQWYEFDDQYVTEVHETVVQNAEAYVLFYRKSSEEAVRERQKVVSLASMKEHSLLQFYVSREWLNKFNTFAEPGPITNHTFLCSHGGIPPNKYHYIDDLVVILPQNVWEYLYNRFGGGPAVNHLYVCSICQVEIEALAKRRRIEIDTFIKLNKAFLAEESPSVIYCISMQWFREWEAFVRGKDNEPPGPIDNSKIALTKAGGHMHVKQGTDYGQISEETWIYLSTLYGGGPEIAVRPNVAQVQELGDLHGEQKIEAETRAV, encoded by the exons ATGGGGGATACGAGAGACATCTGCCCTCACTTGGATTCCATAGGAGAGGTGACCAGGGATGATCTGCTGCTCAAATCTAAG GGAACTTGCCAGTCATGTGGAGCTGTGGGACCAAATCTCTGGGCTTGTCTTCAG ATTGGGTGTCCTTACGTTGGCTGTGGGGAGTCCTTTGCTGACCACAGCACCCTTCATGCACAG GCCAAAGAGCACAACCTGACAGTGAATCTGACCACGTTTCGTGTCTGGTGCTATGCTTGTGAGAAGGAGGTGTTCCTGGACCAGAGGCTGGCAGTGCACACGCAGTCACCCTCG GATTCTCCATTGCCTGCTCACCCTTTGAAAGCTGTTCCAATTGCAGTGGCTGATGAAGGCGAATCCGAATCAGAGGATGATGACTTGAAACCAAGAG GCCTTACTGGAATGAAAAATCTTGGGAACTCCTGCTACATGAATGCAGCACTTCAGGCTCTCTCTAACTG CCCACCTCTCACACAGTTTTTTCTCGAATGTGGTGGTCTGGTCCGTACAGATAAGAAACCAGCACTGTGCAAAAgttaccagaagctggtgtcTGAGGTTTGGCATAAGAAACG GCCAAGTTATGTTGTTCCAAGCAGTCTGTCCCATGGAATTAAACTCGTCAACCCCATGTTCCGAGGCTATGCACAGCAG GACACTCAGGAGTTCCTGCGCTGCCTGATGGACCAGCTTCACGAAGAACTGAAGGAACCAATTGTCGCAGAGACACGAGATTTGGATATGGGTGACCAGGATGACAAGCGCGAGGGAGACCGAAGTCCTTCGGAGGATGAGTTCCTCTCCTGTGACTCAAGCAGTGACAGGGGTGAAGGAGATGGTCAAAGCCGGACCACAGGGAGCATGGCAGAGACAGAGTTGTTGATCCAGGAtgaaggagggagagggatcTCTGAAAAAGAGAGGATGAAGGACAGAAAGTTCTCCTGTGGCCATCGGCGCAGCAACTCGGAGCAGGTGGATGAGGATGCAGATGTTGATACCACTATGATGCCAGTGGATGGCAGAGCCTCACCTGAGATGCTCCCAGCTCCCCGTCCTGCCAGCCCATGCAGGACACCTG AACCTGACAATGACGCCTACGTGCGCTGCTCCTCACGCCCCTGCAGTCCGGTCCATCACGAAATGCACTCCAAGCTCTCCAGCAGTCCTCCTCGCTCCAGTCCTGCCAGGCTTGGGCCTTCCTATGTACTCAAGAAAG CCCAGATGCAGGcttctgggaaaaagaagaaagaacttCGTTATCGCAGTGTGATCTCTGATATCTTTGATGGCTCCATCCTCAGCCTGGTGCAGTGCCTCACCTGTGACAGA GTTTCTACAACAGTGGAGACATTCCAAGACCTGTCACTCCCAATCCCAGGGAAGGAGGACCTGGCCAAGCTGCACTCTGCCATCTACCAAACAGTGCCAGCTAAGACAGGGGCATGTGGGGACAACTATGCCTCGCAAGGCTGGATTGCTTTCATCATGGAGTATATCCGGAG GTTTGTGGTGTCCTGTATCCCTAGCTGGTTTTGGGGTCCTGTTGTGACACTGGAGGATTGTCTTGCTGCCTTTTTTGCAGCGGATGAGTTGAAAG GGGACAACATGTACAGTTGTGAAAGGTGTAAAAA aTTGAGGAATGGAGTAAAGTACTGCAAAGTCCTCCGGCTACCAGAG ATTCTCTGCATCCACTTGAAACGGTTCCGGCATGAGGTGATGTATTCCTTCAAGATCAACAGTCATGTCTCCTTCCCCTTGGAAGGGCTGGATCTGCGGCCTTTCCTGGCCAAGGAGTGTGTCTCCCAGATCACCACCTATGATCTACTGTCAGTCATCTGCCAtcatggcacagcaggca GTGGGCATTACATAGCCTACTGTCAGAACGTGATCAATGGGCAGTGGTACGAGTTTGATGACCAGTATGTCACTGAGGTCCATGAGACTGTGGTACAGAATGCAGAAGCCTATGTCTTGTTCTACAG gaaaagcagtgaagaGGCTGTGCGAGAGCGTCAGAAGGTTGTGTCCCTTGCCAGCATGAAGGAGCACAGTTTACTCCAGTTCTACGTCTCTCGAGAGTGGCTCAACAAATTCAACACCTTTGCTGAGCCTGGTCCCATCACCAATCACACCTTTCTGTGCTCTCATGGAG GGATCCCCCCTAATAAATACCATTACATTGATGACCTGGTTGTGATTCTGCCCCAGAATGTGTGGGAATATCTCTACAACAG GTTTGGGGGTGGCCCTGCAGTGAACCATCTGTATGTGTGCTCTATTTGCCAAGTGGAGATTGAAGCACTTGCCAAACGCAGGAGAATTGAGATTGACACCTTCATCAAG CTGAACAAGGCTTTTCTGGCAGAGGAGTCTCCAAGTGTCATCTATTGTATCAGCATGCAGTGGTTCCGTGAGTGGGAAGCCTTTGTCAGAGGGAAGGATAACG aGCCTCCAGGACCAATTGACAACAGCAAGATTGCACTGACAAAAGCAGGTGGCCACATGCATGTTAAACAAG GTACTGATTATGGGCAGATTTCCGAGGAGACGTGGATTTATTTAAGCACACTGTACGGAGGGGGCCCAGAGATTGCTGTCAGACCGAATGTGGCCCAGGTGCAAGAACTGGGTGACCTGCATGGGGAGCAGAAGATTGAAGCAGAGACCCGGGCTGTGTGA
- the C9orf78 gene encoding telomere length and silencing protein 1 homolog: MAASRAFRRRREEPEEDEEDEQLAEEVRLKLEEAKEVQSLRKRPNGVSAAALLVGEKLQEEATLVDDPFKIKSGGMVDMKKLKERGKDRINEEEDLNLGTSFSAETNRRDEDADMMKYIETELKKRKGIVENEEQKVKLKNAEDSLYELPENIRVSSAKKTEEMLSNQMLSGIPEVDLGIDAKIKNIISTEEAKAKLLAEQQNKKKDSETSFVPTNMAVNYVQHNRFYHEELNAPVRRNKEEPKPRPLRVGDTERPEPERSPPNRKRPPNEKATDDYHYEKFKKMNRRY; this comes from the exons ATGGCGGCCTCCAGGGCCTTCCGGCGGCGCAGGGAGGAACccgaggaggacgaggaggacgAGCAGCTGGCCGAGGAGGTCAG gttaaAACTCGAGGAAGCCAAAGAAGTGCAGAGCCTCAGGAAGAGACCCAACGGGGTGAG tgctgcagctctgcttgtgGGAGAGAAGTTGCAAGAAGAAGCAACGCTTGTG GATGACCCATTTAAGATAAAATCTGGGGGGATGGTGGAcatgaagaaactgaaagaacGAGGCAAGGACAG GATTAATGAAGAGGAAGATCTGAACTTGGGAACTTCGTTCTCAGCTGAAACCAACAGGCGGGATGAGGATGCTGACAT GATGAAGTACATTGAGACagagctgaagaagagaaaaggaattgtGGAGAATGAAGAACAGAAGGTGAAGCTTAAGAACGCTGAGGACTCTCTGTATGAGCTGCCAGAGAACATCCGTGTCTCCTCGGCCAAGAAGACTGAAGAGATGCTGTCCAACCAGATGCTGAGTGGCATTCCTGAAGTGGACCTGGGAATTGA tgcaaaaataaaaaacataatcTCAACTGAAGAGGCCAAGGCcaagctgctggcagagcagcagaacaaaaagaaagacagcGAAACTTCCTTTGTTCCCACAAACATGGCTGTTAACTATGTCCAGCACAACAGAT TTTATCACGAGGAGCTAAATGCACCGGTGAGAAGGAATAAAGAAGAGCCAAAGCCCCGTCCGCTGAGAGTGGGGGATACAGAGAGGCCAGAACCTGAGC GTTCTCCTCCAAACCGCAAACGTCCACCCAACGAAAAGGCAACTGACGATTATCACTATGAGAAGTTCAAGAAGATGAACCGGCGGTactga
- the TOR1B gene encoding torsin-1B precursor has translation MPRAAVLLWLLLPGLAALEPLSVGLAIGVASALTGYLSHPSFYCSYVECCPGAGHRLNATALREQLDGRLFGQHLAKEVVLRAVTGFSNNPSPKKPLTLSLHGWAGTGKNFLSQLLARHVHPAGLRSKFVHLFLATLHFPHPQRVPLYQEQLQNWIRGNVSACAHSVFIFDEMDKMHQGLIDAIKPFLDYYEQVDGVSYRKAIFIFLSNAGGDLINKAALDFWTSGKRREDIQLKDLEPMLSVGVFNNKNSGLWHSSLIDRNLIDYFVPFLPLEHKHVKMCVRAEMIARGHEVDEKVVEAVADEMTYFPKEARIYSDKGCKTVQAKLDIHEDIAKAMD, from the exons ATGCCGCGGGCGGccgtgctgctgtggctgctgctgccgggGCTGGCGGCGCTGGAGCCGCTCAGCGTGGGGTTGGCCATCGGCGTGGCCTCGGCGCTCACCGGTTACCTGTCCCATCCCAGCTTCTACTGCAGCTACGTGGAGTGCTGCCCCGGCGCCGGGCACCGCCTCAACGCCACCG CGCTGCGGGAGCAGCTGGACGGCAGGCTGTTCGGGCAGCACCTGGCCAAGGAGGTGGTGCTGCGGGCGGTGACGGGCTTCAGCAACAACCCCAGCCCCAAGAAGCCGCTGACGCTGTCGCTGCACGGCTGGGCCGGCACCGGGAAGAACTTCCTGAGCCAGCTGCTGGCGCGGCACGTGCACCCCGCCGGGCTGCGCAGTAAATTCGTGCACCTCTTCCTGGCCACGCTGCACTTCCCGCACCCGCAGCGCGTGCCGCTGTACCAG GAGCAACTGCAGAACTGGATTCGGGGCAATGTCAGCGCCTGTGCACACTCAGTCTTCATTTTCGATGAGATGGACAAAATGCATCAGGGCCTCATTGATGCCATCAAGCCCTTCTTGGACTACTATGAGCAGGTTGACGGGGTGTCCTACAGGAAAGccatcttcatcttcctcaG CAATGCTGGTGGTGACTTAATTAATAAAGCAGCTCTTGACTTCTGGACCAGTGGGAAGCGCAGGGAAGATATTCAGCTGAAAGACCTTGAGCCCATGCTGTCTGTGGGAGTCTTCAATAACAAGAACA GTGGACTGTGGCACAGCAGCCTCATCGACAGGAACCTCATTGACTACTTTGTTCCCTTCCTGCCCCTGGAGCACAAGCACGTGAAGATGTGTGTGCGGGCTGAGATGATCGCCCGTGGGCACGAAGTCGATGAGAAGGTTGTTGAGGCAGTGGCAGATGAAATGACATACTTCCCAAAAGAAGCAAGGATCTACTCCGATAAAGGCTGCAAGACTGTACAGGCCAAGCTGGACATCCACGAAGACATTGCAAAAGCCATGGACTGA
- the LOC121107102 gene encoding uncharacterized protein LOC121107102: MDQVIKVLVQFCKDYCGKSTPFRKEIAAVLSLLNELGELDSPRYVLDSSRWDLLTSVLCQRAMASQKATELKTWGLILGALKAARVEGKVLVEARYPLGLSGGGETQDPVGSDGGSGAVSCRGREETEPPMTVGGMAPAEPAALSSKEDKQQESESSLSRPPPPYPHPSGGTLYPLSELRQCYLTQGGGGSCDLHGQDQLSAHMGRDQTKGPSKADRGHSLLSLVTPRGGSASDSVEEKEGTGFECRGRDQMTDWNGIRSEALGKGIVPEAFRVIVSDRGPEWVPPDPGGVTRLVEFMDKRGLKSPLTLNALQTLAALGPLFPRDITNLMRTVLRLVQYTLWETDWMAELGGRAGATGVGPRRSLHGTGIQRLSGKAVGVASPQGQLARLRPGELIAATDAVVEAFNKLVHKAEPPTPCTDITQGPNESFQSFTDRLLAAAEGSDLLVPAQGPVIIDCLQQKSHDNVKALLRAGRSTLNTSGEVIQYVLDKLKVAHLTNERLVTAIVVAVGLRQQRSLQQQGLCFRYGQYGHVRAQCPCGGGQSGPPDHRKGLLKGIRGRVCSS; this comes from the exons ATGGACCAAGTCATTAAGGTACTTGTGCAGTTTTGTAAGGACTACTGTGGAAAATCTACTCCTTTCCGGAAGGAGATCGCGGCAGTTTTGTCGCTGTTAAAtgagctgggggagctggaCTCTCCCCGCTACGTTTTGGATTCGAGTAGGTGGGACTTGCTCACCTCGGTGCTATGCCAGCGCGCCATGGCCAGTCAGAAGGCTACGGAACTTAAAACGTGGGGACTGATATTAGGAGCCCTTAAAGCGGCCAGAGttgagggaaaggtattggtGGAGGCTCGATACCCTTTGGGTCTCAGCGGAGGAGGTGAGACACAGGACCCGGTCGGGTCCGATGGGGGTTCgggagcagtttcttgcaggggccgAGAGGAGACGGAGCCGCCAATGACCGTTGGCGGGATGGCGCCGGCTGAGCCGGCCgcgctcagttcaaaagaagacaaacaacaagagagtGAAAGTTCGTTGTCTCGTCCCCCTCCCCCGTATCCACACCCCTCAGGCGGAACgttgtatcctttatcagaattacgtcagtgttacctgactcaagggggcggaggaagctgtgatctacaCGGGCAGGATCAACTTAGTGCCCACATGGGGAGGGACCAGACAAAAGGTCCGTCCAAAGCGGACAGGGGGCATAGCCTACTGTCTCTGGTCACTCCCAGGGGCGGTAGTGCGAGTGATAgtgtagaagagaaagaagggactggctttgagtgcagggggagggaTCAAATGACGGACTGGAATGGGATTAGATCGGAGGCTTTGGGAaagggtatagttccagaggcattccgggtgattgtgagtgatcgtggtcccgaatgggtgccgcctgaccccgggggtgttacgcgcctggtggaatttatggataaaagaggcctgaaatcgcctctgacattaaatgcactacaaactttggctgcactggggcctctcTTCCCCCGTGACATCACAAACTTAATGCGTACGGTGCTCAGGCTGGTTCAGTATACGTTATGGGAGACGGACTGGATGGCCGAGTTGGGGGGCCGTGCCGGGGCGACAGGGGTCGGCCCGCGCCGCTCCCTGCATGGGACCGGAATACAGCGGCTTTCAGGGAAGGCCGTGGGAGTGGCTTCGCCCCAGGGCCAGCTAGCGAGACTAAGGCCAGGGGagctaatagcagccacagatgcagtggtggaagcgtttaataaacttgtgcatAAGGCCGAACCACCTACTCcgtgcacagatattacccagggcccgaatgaatcctttcaaagctttacagacaggcttttagctgctgcagaggggtctgatctCCTGGTACCGGCCCAAGGGCCAGTGATCATTGACTGCTTGCAGCAGAAATCGCATGACAATGTTAAGGCATTGCTGCGAGCCGGCCGAA GTACGCTTAATACCTCGGGAGAagttattcagtatgtcttagataagctcaaggtggctcatttaactaatgaaaGGCTAGTCACAGCTATTGTCGTAGCTGTTGGCCTGCGACAGCAAagatcgctgcagcagcaagggctgtgtttccgatACGGCCAGTATGGCCATGTTAGAGCACAATGCCCCTGTGGGGGAGGCCAGTCAGGGCCTCCTGATCACAGGAAGGGCTTGCTAAAGGGTATCCGTGGTCGGGTATGCAGCAGTTAA
- the LOC417192 gene encoding torsin family 1, member B-like precursor, producing MKLLHAAVLSILAPALTPAMDPLSAYLIVGGAAISWQLFSPHSWLRCSLLECCNAKETLNFSVVKMDLERKVFGQHLAVQIVLRALSMNLQSKRPKKPLVMSFHGWTGTGKSFVSSIIAENLYRLSAWRRSFVHHFSTVLHFSHGSHVHLYKEQLQSWIRGNVSACPRSLFIFSEMDQMPHGLIDSILPFLGYRGEIDGVHYGKAIFIFLNNAGGDKITEVALDYWRRLKRREDIPAEELQDLLSEEIFRNPNSGFFQSQLIQKNLIDYFVPFLPLEYKHVKQCVREELRAQGHPEEEDLITEIASAMADYPSEERLYSSKGCKTVASRVALST from the exons ATGAAGCTTCtccatgctgctgtgctctccaTCCTTGCGCCCGCACTGACGCCCGCCATGGACCCGCTCAGCGCTTACCTCATTGTGGGAGGTGCAGCCATCAGTTGGCAGCTCTTCTCCCCTCACTCCTGGCTCAGGTGCAGTctcctggagtgctgcaatgcaAAGGAGACGCTGAATTTCTCAG TTGTGAAGATGGATTTGGAGCGAAAAGTCTTCGGCCAGCATCTGGCTGTCCAAATAGTTCTGAGAGCTCTGAGCATGAACCTTCAATCCAAGCGGCCCAAGAAGCCCCTGGTGATGTCCTTCCATGGCTGGACTGGCACAGGCAAATCATTTGTCAGCAGTATCATTGCAGAGAACCTCTACCGACTCAGTGCATGGAGGAGGAGTTTTGTGCACCACTTCAGCACGGTGCTGCATTTCTCACATGGTTCCCATGTCCACCTGTATAAG gagcagctgcagagttGGATTCGGGGCAATGTCAGCGCCTGCCCAAGGTCCCTTTTTATCTTCTCTGAGATGGATCAAATGCCGCATGGACTGATAGACTCTATCCTGCCATTCCTTGGCTACCGTGGCGAGATTGATGGAGTTCATTATGGCAAGGCGATCTTCATCTTCCTGAA CAATGCAGGTGGGGATAAGATAACGGAGGTTGCTCTTGATTACTGGAGAAGgctgaagaggagagaagacATTCCCGCGGAGGAACTCCAAGATCTGCTCTCTGAGGAGATTTTCAGGAATCCAAACA GTGGTTTCTTTCAAAGCCAACTGATCCAGAAGAACCTGATTGACTATTTCgtccctttcctccctcttgAATACAAACACGTGAAGCAGTGTGTCCGGGAGGAGCTGCGTGCTCAAGGGCATCCTGAGGAGGAAGACCTCATCACTGAGATTGCCTCGGCAATGGCAGACTACCCCAGCGAGGAGAGGCTCTACTCCAGCAAAGGCTGCAAGACTGTGGCCTCCAGAGTGGCTCTGAGCACCTAG